One window from the genome of Fulvivirga lutea encodes:
- the panD gene encoding aspartate 1-decarboxylase, producing MNIEVLKSKIHRVKVTQAELHYVGSITIDEDLLEAANMIEGEKVQIVNINNGERIETYTIKGERGSGMVCLNGPAARRVQVGDIIIIISYASMDFEEAKTFKPSIIFPDADNNLP from the coding sequence GTGAATATAGAAGTACTCAAATCAAAGATACACCGCGTTAAGGTTACTCAAGCAGAATTACATTATGTTGGCAGTATTACAATAGATGAAGATCTATTGGAGGCAGCTAATATGATTGAAGGAGAAAAAGTGCAGATTGTAAACATTAATAACGGTGAACGCATAGAAACTTACACCATTAAAGGGGAACGAGGAAGTGGAATGGTTTGTCTGAATGGTCCGGCTGCGAGAAGAGTTCAAGTAGGTGATATCATTATTATTATATCATATGCTTCTATGGATTTTGAAGAAGCAAAAACATTTAAGCCGTCAATAATTTTCCCTGACGCTGATAATAACCTTCCTTAA
- a CDS encoding lysylphosphatidylglycerol synthase transmembrane domain-containing protein, which produces MGKKIKNFLKYVVMLLVTAILLWLSFGSIEVKEGESKTEYLLAVWNSADKIFLFLSAFVALLSHLIRAQRWKLLLNPIGHNVTLGQGFLSVMIGYFINLAIPRGGEVSRCYNLYRLNGTPVNVSLGTVVAERVIDLLFLIILLSISFFVELDNLLMFFKSEEVQALTSQKSDRSYIMIIMAGVLFILAIWLIFTFLLKKRRILVLRFLLKSKNALSGIKDGVKSVLQLESRTLFIIHSLLIWVCYYLMMYFVMLAFPETQNLGLGAALTIFVIGGIAMAMPLPGGAGSFHVLVSTGLILLYMLPKDKAVAFTFIFHGWQTLVIIIAGALSMIISQVIRSKSEKHSS; this is translated from the coding sequence ATGGGAAAGAAAATTAAAAATTTCCTTAAGTATGTAGTCATGCTACTTGTTACTGCTATTCTCTTATGGCTTTCATTTGGTAGCATTGAAGTAAAAGAAGGAGAGAGCAAAACTGAATACTTACTTGCAGTCTGGAACTCAGCTGATAAAATTTTCTTGTTCCTTTCAGCCTTTGTTGCCCTTTTAAGTCACTTAATACGGGCGCAAAGATGGAAACTTCTCCTAAACCCAATTGGCCATAATGTTACTTTAGGGCAGGGCTTTTTGTCCGTAATGATTGGTTACTTTATCAATTTAGCAATTCCAAGAGGAGGTGAGGTATCCAGATGTTATAACCTGTATCGTTTAAATGGCACTCCCGTAAATGTTTCATTGGGCACTGTTGTGGCAGAAAGGGTAATCGACTTATTATTTCTGATTATACTATTATCAATATCATTTTTTGTTGAATTAGATAATCTATTAATGTTTTTTAAATCAGAGGAGGTTCAAGCCTTAACTAGCCAAAAGAGTGACAGATCATATATTATGATAATTATGGCTGGAGTCCTATTTATATTGGCTATTTGGTTGATATTCACTTTCCTGCTGAAGAAAAGAAGAATACTCGTTTTACGATTCTTATTAAAATCAAAAAATGCTCTTTCAGGAATAAAAGATGGGGTAAAATCTGTTTTGCAACTTGAAAGCAGAACCCTCTTCATTATACACTCACTTCTAATTTGGGTATGTTATTATTTAATGATGTACTTTGTTATGCTGGCTTTCCCGGAAACTCAGAACTTAGGCTTGGGAGCAGCATTAACAATATTTGTAATTGGAGGAATAGCTATGGCAATGCCTTTACCGGGTGGTGCGGGAAGCTTTCATGTGCTGGTTTCCACCGGGTTAATTTTGTTGTACATGTTGCCGAAAGATAAAGCTGTAGCATTTACCTTTATATTTCATGGGTGGCAAACATTGGTTATTATTATTGCAGGTGCGTTATCTATGATTATCAGTCAAGTAATAAGATCAAAGAGTGAAAAACACAGCAGCTAA
- the rfaE2 gene encoding D-glycero-beta-D-manno-heptose 1-phosphate adenylyltransferase, translated as MSVWKGSGDEVVFTNGCFDILHLGHVDYLEKARALGDRLVVALNTDNSVKRLKGEERPLNNELSRARLIAALEFVDAVVYFSEDTPQNVIETLIPDILVKGNDYLAENIVGAEFVIKNGGRVETVPLVDGYSTTNLVEKIKTLNK; from the coding sequence ATGTCTGTATGGAAGGGCTCTGGTGATGAAGTTGTTTTTACAAATGGCTGTTTTGATATTTTACACCTTGGTCACGTTGATTACCTTGAGAAGGCCAGGGCTTTGGGCGATCGTTTGGTAGTAGCGTTAAATACAGATAATTCTGTGAAGAGACTAAAGGGTGAGGAAAGGCCATTAAATAATGAACTATCTCGTGCTAGGTTAATAGCAGCGTTAGAGTTTGTAGATGCAGTTGTGTATTTCTCTGAAGATACTCCACAAAATGTTATTGAAACCTTAATTCCGGACATTCTCGTTAAAGGAAATGACTATTTGGCAGAAAATATTGTTGGTGCGGAATTTGTCATAAAGAATGGAGGACGAGTAGAAACAGTTCCGTTGGTTGACGGCTACTCCACCACTAATTTGGTAGAAAAAATAAAAACATTAAATAAGTAA
- a CDS encoding zinc metallopeptidase, giving the protein MIIVIMIVFGILSFAVSSRLKSKFKKYSQIPLGRNLSGAEIAKLMLADHGIQDVDVTCVDGQLTDHYNPANRTVNLSKEVYHGRNAAAAAVASHECGHAVQHATAYSMLEFRSAMVPMQNASAKILNIIFMMMLFGGFMLPQFIPWNMALLIIIGAYGVMTLFSFVTLPVEFDASKRALAWIDERGIVNSQEHGMAKDALKWAAMTYVVVALGSLVTLLYYVSLFFGSRD; this is encoded by the coding sequence ATGATCATTGTGATTATGATAGTTTTCGGTATACTAAGTTTTGCCGTAAGCTCTAGATTAAAAAGTAAATTCAAGAAGTACTCTCAAATACCTTTGGGAAGAAATCTTTCAGGTGCGGAAATAGCCAAGCTAATGCTAGCCGATCATGGCATTCAGGATGTGGATGTTACATGTGTTGATGGTCAATTAACAGACCATTATAATCCTGCAAACAGAACAGTTAACTTAAGCAAAGAGGTATATCATGGACGAAATGCTGCTGCGGCTGCTGTAGCTTCACACGAGTGTGGTCACGCAGTGCAACATGCAACAGCATATAGCATGTTAGAATTCAGATCGGCCATGGTACCAATGCAAAATGCCAGTGCTAAAATTCTTAATATCATTTTTATGATGATGTTATTTGGAGGTTTTATGTTACCACAATTCATTCCATGGAACATGGCATTATTAATAATCATTGGTGCTTATGGAGTAATGACTTTATTCTCTTTTGTCACACTTCCTGTAGAATTTGATGCCAGCAAACGAGCATTAGCCTGGATTGATGAAAGGGGCATTGTTAATAGTCAGGAACATGGAATGGCTAAAGATGCGCTAAAATGGGCAGCCATGACCTATGTTGTAGTGGCTTTAGGTTCACTAGTAACGCTATTGTACTATGTGAGCCTATTTTTTGGAAGCAGAGATTAA